Proteins from one Nitrospinota bacterium genomic window:
- a CDS encoding single-stranded DNA-binding protein, with protein MFNNFTGIGNLTADPEKSAIPGTGTTVAKFSVAINSKFNVKEESRIETLFLNTVAFGKIAEACNTYLKKGSLVLVDGRLRENSWEKDGQKHKKLELIASKVKFLPMNGKEKGNGESVEETNLNPEDDDIPF; from the coding sequence ATGTTCAATAATTTCACAGGGATCGGCAACCTTACGGCGGATCCTGAAAAATCGGCGATACCAGGGACGGGAACAACAGTCGCCAAGTTTTCAGTAGCTATCAATTCAAAATTCAACGTAAAAGAAGAATCAAGGATCGAAACTCTCTTTTTGAACACCGTTGCATTCGGCAAAATCGCCGAGGCGTGCAATACCTACCTCAAGAAGGGGAGCCTAGTACTTGTAGACGGAAGGCTCCGCGAAAACTCATGGGAGAAAGACGGCCAGAAACATAAAAAACTCGAACTCATCGCCAGCAAGGTGAAATTCCTTCCGATGAACGGCAAGGAGAAGGGGAACGGGGAATCAGTCGAAGAAACCAACCTGAATCCTGAAGACGATGACATCCCCTTCTAG